TTTTATCGAAGGCCCGAACTCCAACCAGCGCGCAGCGTCCCGACCTGTCTTATGTAATCTACGATTTGATCTGGATTTGCTTCACAAATGTCAGCTCGTCCCCAAGGCAAAAAACCAGGAAAAATCGGGTCTAGGTCATGATATGCAGCCAAGATGAAACCATCATAGCTTGTTGAATGATGATCGAAATCAGAAGAAACTTCAATTCGGAAGCCGCAAAACTGCAGAAGTCGATAACAGAGGCCATGGATATAATTTGAATGAGTGGAAAGAAATATAATTCGGACGCTCCCTGAGCTAAGGATCTTAATGCTGTCTTGTAGCAAATCAACCTCTGCGCCCTGAATATCGACATGCAGAATATCAATAATAGGCAGGTTGTGAGTGGTGCATATGTTTCCTAGAGTGTCGTCACAAAATCCAATGCGCCCAACTGACAATTTTCCGCGATAGCCGTTCAGTCCGAAATTATATTGCGCGCTACCTAGGTTTTCGGCCGACTCATCGATAAGGACAACGCGAGACAGCGGCTTCTTCTTCATCATCCACATGGAGTAATGGCCCCAATAGGCGCCTAATTCCACCATGACCGGGGTAGCGACGTGCATTCGAGCCAAGGCC
The Phreatobacter oligotrophus genome window above contains:
- a CDS encoding FkbM family methyltransferase yields the protein MHVATPVMVELGAYWGHYSMWMMKKKPLSRVVLIDESAENLGSAQYNFGLNGYRGKLSVGRIGFCDDTLGNICTTHNLPIIDILHVDIQGAEVDLLQDSIKILSSGSVRIIFLSTHSNYIHGLCYRLLQFCGFRIEVSSDFDHHSTSYDGFILAAYHDLDPIFPGFLPWGRADICEANPDQIVDYIRQVGTLRAGWSSGLR